TGGAAGGCTCATGTAGAGAATGTCCTTTGCTTTGACATTTTTCTGAATGATTTGGCGATCTTCAATATTATATTCTTCCTCATTTTTATGCTCTTGTCTCCATTATTGTTCACTTTCATAGGTATGATCGGACAATGGTTAACAATTTCTCACAACTCATAATCAGTATCTTGAAGGAACACTTCCATACGCATCTTCCATTCATCATGGTGATGTCCATCAAAAAGAGGGGGTCTCCTAACGCGTATTCCTAGATGTACATGATATTTAGCCTTATTGTAATCTTCAGATTCAATCACAACATGCAGGCttatagtgtcatccttctttaCCTCCTCATTTTAACTTCCACTATATTCATACGCTGCTAGGAAGGCTTGTTTCATGGCCTCAGTGAATTCTTAGCCTATAGCTTTGTTTTTGTTTGGATCACTTTTCTTTAACTTCCCTTTTCACTTTCTCAAATctttatttcttccatttaacTTCCCAAATTGGACAATCTTTGACCATGTGATCCAACTTGTTACACTTGTAGCATCCATCGTGTGAGGATTTGTCAGCATGGTTAGGTTTGCCATTATTTTCTCTCTTTGGTCCATTTGTGGAATTCATCATGAATATTTTGAATGTAGCAAACAGTGCAATATCTAGATCATCATCATCAGACTTATCGTCATATATAACATTGCGAATGAATACCTTATATGTTTTTGGTTCTTCCTTGCATATTTCCAACTTTCTCATTTCATGAGTTTTTAGATACCCAATCAACTCGTCTAGTGAGATTTTGTCCAGCTCCTCCGCTTCCTGAATGGCTGTGACTTTTGTTTTCCATGAGGCAGGAAGAATCCTCAAGACTTTGCTAACCAATTCTTCAGAAGTTAACACCTTGCTTAGTGACTTTAGCTCATTAGTTATAATAGTGAACCAGATAAACATCTCCTGAATAGGCTCAGAGTCCTTTATTGAGAAGAGCTCATAGTTTCTCCTTAGCATTTCAATTCTTGATCTCTTTACCTGATTTGTCCCTTCATGAGTAATTTGAATAGCATCCCAAATTTCTTTCGCATTTGAACAAGCAGATATCTTGTTGTATTTATCAAGACCAAATCCACAAATCAAATTTTCTTAGCCTTGGCATTCTTTTCTATCATCCTGAAATCAGCTGCTACAAATTTTGAAGGTACCTTAGGAAAAATCTCATTTTATCAATTTTTCTTGGTGAGAGTCAATGGCCCTCGATTTACTATTATCCATAGTTCATAGTCCTCAGCAGTTAggaagttgtcacgacccaaaatatggctagtcgtgatggcgtctaaccccaaccactaggtaagccaaataacAATCAACACAAGACAAATAGGAAATATAGGAGTCAATGAATAAAATAACCGAACTTCTACAAAAAAATCCAAGAATTAGTAGTACAAGTCAGGATCTTCTAGacatagaatttacaaagttggtacaaaataaatacatcatatgTTCGAAATATACATAAATCGATTTTCAAATCTAAAGCTACCATAGACAAGTGGCAGCTATATCCGAAAAGAAGGTACATCTTCAACGCCAGTTCCCGCTATACACAGCAACATCAACTCCaaaatctacacacaaggtgtagTAGTGTactatgagtacaactgaccccatgtactcaataattaacaaacctaaccttaggttgaaagcattAGTGAGCTCAGAAGATAGTCAAAGTCCAACATCTATAATCGATAGTAACATAAGATATGATAATGCCAAAAATAATGAACTACTCAAGAAAATATTATGCTCAGCTTGATTAGTGTTACGGGAAATAGACATGCTTTTCAAGTATGACAGTCAAAGTCCAAATCTCACCActgaaataaaataaacatgagTTTATCAAAAGAGCTATATTTTCCAATTCACAACACTAGATAAGAATTTTTGAGAACCAATAGCATGAGAAAGTAcatatgcctacatgtcaatataCATGTCAAGTCATTAATTAGCATATACCGCCTAGTATGAGAAATATACATCTCTATGCACATATGTCAAATATACATgacaaatcaccaaatcttatatCACCATCTAGCATGAGGAAAAATTCATCCCAAATAGTCATGCCTACTCAATATCATCATAGTGAAACCATCAAGAATAGCCACACTTAGCATGATCACGGTTCCTGGCACAAGGCCCTCACCGTCACACACAGTAACACTTCGCACTGTAGGGGTTCCTGGCATAAATGCCCATCACTAAAGCATATTAATAAAATAATGTGCATTTGCGAGTGCCCACTGCTGGTATGTCAGACTTTGGAGGGACGGATCCTGCCAAAGCGCTAATCATAATCACATAGCCCAATAGTAGGGCATGGTGCACACGTAGCCTTAAAATCAGTAACACTTAGCCCAATGTGGGGCTTGAAATACGCGCCACCTCCATATCAATATAACCATCGCggtgtgcaatccgatccaacaTAACTCATAACATGGCTCAATGGCCCACATAAATTATCAATCTGCTCAAGTCTCCATATGCTAATATCTTATGGGAAACATAATTCAGTTATAAAGCACAGAATATCATAAAGtaccacaattgcagctcaaatTCGTGTCACGGACAAGGACACCACTAACATATGAGACAACATATTAAAGTGCATAGACACAAAGATATAACATGCAGACATATCATTACTAAACAATATGACTACGGTTATGGAAAATACCTCAACATGGCAAAAATCGCCTTATCATGTCTCAAACAATTAAGCAAGTGACCTAGATATGATTTCTATCATGAATAATATCTCACGTAGTCATATAAATGAAGAAAACATGATATCAATAAAGCATGAAAACAAAACAAGGCACATAATAGCCTAAGAACTAACAGGATCATGAATACCTTGGTGCAGCCATACATGCCCATCACCTAGCACGTGTGTCACCCCCAACCCATCTCAAATATGCTAGTTCTCAAGGATAATTACCCTCAAATCAAAGTTTATATATGCTACTTACCTCAAGCAAGACAAATAAAATACCGAGTaagccaaacaatactctagAAATGCTATCTCGTGTGAATTAACCTCCGAACGTctcgaaactagtcaaaagcaactcaaaaacatcaaataataccataggaaacAAACTCAAGTGATAAAGGTCGAACCTTTAATAAAAAACTCAAAGAAAACCTGGGCTGCACCTCGAATCtgacaaaactcataaattctACAACtaattcaattacgagtccaatcatactaatttcactcaaatccaacTTCGAATCGATGTTTAAAACTTAATAGTTCACTGAAGGAAAGTTTTAGGCAAAAATCCCCCAATTTATCTtttaaaatcatcaatcaaatgcaaAAATCGAAGATGGAATCATGAAGTattgttaaaacagagtaaagaaTACTTATCCCAATCCATGTGTGAAAATCCTCTCCAAAATCACCCCAAATCCGAGCACCCCaattcaaaatatgataaaataagcTCAAGGTCCGAAATAGAGCACTTATATGCACTGCCTAGTGGTACCCTACGCGATCGCAGTTGTACCCTCGCGACCCCAATGTACAAAAATCACATTTCCACAATTTACACTACGTGTTCGCGCCAGATCCCTCATGAATGCAATGCACACACCTGCCAGACCCCCGCGAACGCAGACAGAGCAATGCAAACGCGAAGA
The Nicotiana sylvestris chromosome 11, ASM39365v2, whole genome shotgun sequence DNA segment above includes these coding regions:
- the LOC138881233 gene encoding uncharacterized protein gives rise to the protein MAEYEAYILGLKMAIDRNIQELLVIGDSNLLIHQISACSNAKEIWDAIQITHEGTNQVKRSRIEMLRRNYELFSIKDSEPIQEMFIWFTIITNELKSLSKVLTSEELVSKVLRILPASWKTKVTAIQEAEELDKISLDELIGYLKTHEMRKLEICKEEPKTYKVFIRNVIYDDKSDDDDLDIALFATFKIFMMNSTNGPKRENNGKPNHADKSSHDGCYKCNKLDHMVKDCPIWEVKWKK